gagaaaatcaaaatcaaaaaattattcattcgtttcaaattgtatataaacgaaataaggATTTAGGTTTTTACTTACTCTAAGTTGATTTGTTACTTCGATTCCCCGTATATCCATTCTGTTTGATTAAATCGATATCACTtcaaataaaacagaaagcTTTgactttgtttcttcttccttttcttttctttttccttaatatatatcaagattgcattagaattattatgaattattatcggataaaaatattctctgcCATGTTGTGTCAGACAGTCTCTTTGAGATTCTCTTCGCGATACAACTCCATCATAATTGGAATACTTACTAAAGTAGATATCGTTACACTGAACAGGGAACTTTTATTACAACATTAAAATCACTATATCGTGCTTTATAATTCATTCTGCAATGACGTATACCatttaattatgaaagaaaatattcattgatCGACGAAATTCCAAAAGgaaagtcttttttttttaatacgagcAACAACGATACATTAATGTTTCAGATCTATCAAACTTAGGTTACCGTTTACAATAATCTACCGTACTTTAATTCAAGATATTCTACAAGCTTCCAACATCTAGACATATATATTCGCATTTAGTTGGACACACTGCTAACTTAACGTGTTACTAATTTCCCGCCACAAATTCAAATCcaaaataaagattaatcgtttattcttacaatatatcgacgattatacttttatcaaatttcttaTATCATCATATTGATTTTACAATTGACAAGAGTGACGTATTAACCGTACAAGTgactattattatcgattaataaataaatcacttcaaattataaattgtaaatatttatatatcaaaagaaataattcgtgATATCTgcaaattaaacgaataatatttataaaagtttgtaaaaaaattgtataatgataaatgattttaGAATTATTCGATCAGTCATATTTGACacagataataattatttatttttttaatcgcatatctaattctttatcttttgttaGATTTTTCTATAACCTATAAGTGCACAATTGATTTCAACgtgaattttttatctctatacACTCGTTCGGGATTGTTCGGTTATACTCGTGAAAGTTCGTATAATTACGTGTATCAATCCGTTACTAGCCGGTACTTGCATACATCACACGATCGAGTTCGCAAATTGTTATTCCTTTTGTACGTTTATTAAAgtgaattgatttatttcgaagGATCGACATACTTTCATTCATATACGTGCACGAATTTGTATGTGTTATACATCATGACACTGCTTTTTCTGAACGCAAGTAAtgacaaaaaaacaaaaaaagaaaaagaaaagataatagatattcattcttaataattattgataattattgataaatgaCGTCTCTCGATTACATAAAATTTGATCGTCTTTTTACATTTGCGTTTGTACCAATAAAGCAAGCTGAAGTACGATATTTCAGTTTTCTTCAATCGCAaatttttttccgtttctaGAGACGAAGTTAGCGACGATAATAACTGATAGCAACGTCAACAACTCTCGATTTTGTTCAATTTATCATGGAAACATTTGCTTCGTAATAGTCAAAGTGATAAGATTCCTttaaagattttctctcttttttccagtTTCCTTTGTCGCTAAACAGCCAATCCTTACAGTTGGAATTCGTTTGCTGTCTTCCATGGCTGGAGAATTGCAGAAACATGGGGTTGTTCCCGATGTCATTGATAAGGTACCATCTGCCGTATTGGACGTAGTCTATCCCAATAATCTCGTCGTTGAGATTGGTAAAGTTTTAACTCCTACTCAAGTTAAGAATCAACCTACAGTTAAATGGACTGGCGATgctaatactttttatactcTTTGTATGACAGGTaactttagatttattttaatttatattatagtataaaataataatcgttttacgagaagaaaaaattaaatatatattttgattttttcataGATCCCGATGCTCCTAGCAGAAAAGATCCTAAATTCCGTGAATGGCATCATTGGCTAGTTGCCAACATACCAGGCTCTGACATTAGCAAGGGTGAAACTCTCTCCGAGTATGTTGGCTCTGGTCCGCCAGAAGGAACTGGCCTTCATCGTtatgttttccttttatataagCAACCTAAGAAACTAACTTTCGATGAGAAACGTTTAACGAATAGAAGCGGCGACAATCGTGGAAAATTCTCTATTAAAAAGTTTGCAAACAAATACAATCTTGGTGATCCTATTGCTGGAAATATGTACCAAGCTGAATTCGATGATTACGTACCAATTTTGTACAAGCAACTTGGTGGTTAAAGAATTCTACTttccaaaataatatttagtcgtgtcataatatttatataaaatatataaagggaaatatatgtatactatagGGTTCATAAAGAAATGGTATTGTACTATGgtttttaataaagttatcAAATATAGACAAGTATGgtcattattttctcttaatttatatagttatatgttACGAGTTTATAACAATATGAAGTTTCaaaattgttattgttttgtaagacattgtttttaaaaataatataaatgaatacgACAATATTTTTAGGACATCTTACTTCATGATTTGTTAGAACCAATACAATATTCAGTCttcaattaaataagaaatattgttaCAAGATCTTATTATTACAGATGACGATAATGAATTAAGTGATATACGAatcaaatgtaaaaaatataagttatacATACTAAACTCGCAGTTgagatttttaaagaaagtgACAATTGCAAGATAAATGatctaaaaaatatcatgcctcataaaatgtataaatactGATACTAGTCAACAAttgtaatatttgaaatattttgtcaTTATATTTCAAACAGAGAACAtagatatttcatataaatacagGAACTTTACCTAACCTAACTATACAAAACTGTACGATGAATATCTTCATAAAAATTGCGTATATCAcaatttatcataattttagaAATCTCGAATGTAATAacagataatttataataattattatcaacaaattatttcaatttcaacttgattaaagcaaaaaaaaaaaatgttttgtaTTACATTATCAcggagaaagaatataataatttacttgAATCTCGAATATTTgacaagatatttttttatttatgtaatgtaCAAAATATCATGAATccagatctttttctttttttttttttttttatcgattaatatcgaactacaatatatatgtcaCAAGCATTATATTATTGAATGTTATTTTAGAATACATAAccacatataaaattatttgttaaaataatattctttataagctatattttattaaattatatatatcgtattatattgtaacataatttatatgacaaagtgaaaagaaatctaatgtatttttcattaaatcctatcgttattttccttctccaaaaaattgatttttctatttctaaattCTAAACAAAGTGAAAATTTGTCCagcaaattaaattttgtatcaGGATCACATGATGCGATAAGAGGTGTCACAAGAAATCATGCTatcttttgataaattatgttcttctattaaaaatttcatattttcaataaagtaaaatttctttctgcCAATCCAactttaaacttttttttttaattttatctctttgaaatttgttttattttttctaatcatttatttttattttctttttggcatatatatatatatatatgtattagtagtaataataaaaaataatagattttattatttaacttttacaattttttgtttatttatgattgacatcgatatatttttattgtgatATCAGTTTAGATAATTTCCTAATTCTCCATGATgcatatctttatatttatctataactTACAAATTAATAGATCGTTCTAAAAGGTCTAGgtcatttttctctatcgtttcTTACTTTCGTCTAATTTCTatgttttcttatatatttatattgtcaAAAAATtgacaacaaaaataaaacgcgTCTGGtcaattgaaagagaaaatattgaaatcatttttatttttcatatttgtttaatttattttgattctattaagaaagaagaatcacagatttattcttcttcttgaatTCTTTGGTCATAACATTGTACTATAAAAACTGAAAGATTAAggttttatacattataaattttcttttgcaacTTCTCtcggataataataatacattaaagTTTACTAGTAAATGGTTTAGATTTTGCgaagaattaaatatcattatctgcaaatgattttttgtatattattaataagttaTCAAtaagttttttctctttttagaaattcaataaaatagatCTCTATTACTTTGATGAGATTCTATCATCGATATTACATATTCTGATAAGAATAccaagaaaagatatttaaatagaagatatttaagtcgcattctttttatatatagtttcattgtttttctaatattaaacTATACAAGTATAAAAgtgaatagaaatttataataaagaacattgttataaaaattcataaatttttcatatatgatAATCCAAAGAaaaggtaataataaaatatttatttatttttattacaattttattaatatcattgaatAATAGTCAAACAATTCCAACAaggaattttttcttatattttaatttctaataacttCTATATTTTAGTTATTAATCCTTCAGATGTTCTattcatattttcaaaataacgaGGTTATGTttgcaattaataaaaattaaacgtcgatgaagaaaatatagtaatatttatagttatcaaaaaaaaattacgccAATACGattgataaaacaattttagaaatattcatGGTTATACTTCgtgatatttgttataaataattacgacgaattatttcgtaaatattCTTCTAATAATCGACttcgtaaaattattctaaattaCATCgtgaatatatgaatatataaatttattagttCCACGAAGGAACTACAccatagaataattattaactcgTTAATTTtgcttaattaattatttaattaatttattaattcgatcatAGAATTCGATTACGTTTGTTAAATtcacatttctttcttatgaGAAAAGACGTATACACAGGTACAAAGGTATATCATAGATTtgctttaaataaatttaaacgaaaCACTAAAAGGTTCGACGATAGACGCAACAATGTCAAATAAAACACAATTAAGTTTCAAACGTGATTAGTTCCATTCtgataaaagaattaagaagaaacgtttcaaatattaaaaattaagaagaaatatatacgcaGGCTCTCCttgattttgttttacttagaggttatatataaaataaacaaaagacgATCGAACTAGTTCGTTCGAGTTAGTGATAAGAGAGGTCACCTTTTACGAATTAAACAACTCAACAATAGAGACAATGTCTAACTAATTTTCGAGAAATTTGTAAGACTAACATTATGTCCGgacgaacaaaaataaaaacaaacgtaTATACAGTGTCCCAAgtttatagagaaagaaagaaacatctcttgattataatatacagTTTAATGGTGATGCAAGATTATtcctttataatatattttataatattttattataataaattactttatatatggCACTTCAAAATTCGTTCCAACAAATTCCAtcgagttataaaaaaaagaaaaaaaaaaaaaaaaaaaatttcttctaacattcgatttgtaaaaaagaaaaatggcgcCATATAATGTATTCTTTAATATCacataaattcgtaaaaaataactttttttttgtaaattcaaTACTTCACGAAAtatcccattttttttttcgagataaacgGAACAttctacacacacacgtgtatgcgtgtgtgcgtttttttaaacatatgtaataaaaactgaaatattatttatatcaaactagcagtaaaaaaaaagattagtttcaattttttactaATAGATGGTGCTCTTAAGTGACATTATCGACGATGTACGAATGGTTGCATATTTTTAGGAACgacaaatatctataatatttgtataaacaattagaaatattttttcaaaaattacatatacgtaatatatctctaaaaaaatatctgataacgtacgtatacgtattattatagCTTTCATAAATGTaaacgtttcaaaaaaaaaaagttgctaTTTTTTCCAAGGtcaaacgtttttcttttatattttttttttgtttcgttgtctttcgttttcaacgtattcttttcttttgcgacatattaaaaagtaaaataaaatgctaAATCTAACGTTAACGTGGtataatcgtttctttttttaatatataagaaaaatatttgttactcTCATCAAGATCATatttagtaataaaaagaagcagTCGcataaatttttagaaaatcgtctctctctctctctctctttccctcccacGTTAATCTTCtcactttttcctttattgtttcctaatttaattattctgtCGTTTATAgaattctctattttttctatccaATCGTGATGTTCGCCTGTGAAATCATGATTATTAAACAATCTTTTTcgctcttttttaattatggaATTCGATACTACGTAGACGTGTATTTTTGCCTAACCTCTTAATTATCTCAAAAGTACTACTATAAatactattataaattataaattttaataaaaccatTTAAATGTTCACAGCTAATTGTTTTCAAAATACCATTATAAAATACCATTTTAAATACTATTGTGAATTATAagttttaattgaattatttaaataaaaaaaatttattttatcacttTATTCTTAACCTTTTATCTCTTTagtgtaatttatattatagattaaatatttgtttttatattaaatacttccattatttttcttatccaaACAATTGatctttatatttcaaattctgaacgaattaaaaatttgttctgtaaattaaattttgtattagaATCAAAAGAGATTCTAAAATTCTAAAAGAGACGGCGcatgtaataaattatgttgTCCTATTAAGAATTGTAAGAATTTCTAATTCTGGACAAAATGAAAACtgaaattttacataattacaGGAAGAACTTAGTTTAATCTAATtgtacgaaaaatataaaaatatttttatatgttatttctATATCATAATATCAGAAAACTTTGAAACCATATAGTAgttaatgattataaaatttgaatgGATAGATCaaattatgattaaataattgtacatATAACCATATTGCAatcttttattacattttaaactatttttacatatttaactttattagattataagtttaatatatatcgtaccttatatttttatcagtaATAAGATTAACAATATATaggttaataatatataggttAACAATATATAGGTTAACAATATAAGATTAACAATATAagattaacaataaaaaactGCAAGGATGGATAATCAGCATTTCAAACAAACATTCCATCAAAttcctattatatatatcacataaatTCGTCCGTTGTGCGCTTCCTGTTTATTTTGGAAATATATCTAAGAGTTTTGTACATCAACCAATAATCTTCTTAcacaaagaaatatgaaagaaattttaataattaaaatatattaatgaagtagaaatattttctatatatctattatatcatattatgcAATATCTGATAATAcctatacataatttttagatttgtaattatttaaacaaaaggaaaaatatcctttgaaattcttgaaataGCTTAACTCGTTAATAGCTCGAGATCTAATATCTGTTAaacaaatattcataaatcatTTGCTTTATCGATATAAGGAAGATCTATAGCATTTTTaaacaaacatttattttcagaGCATGCTTCATCGGACATCTTTATGAATTCATAATTACCAAAATTAACATTTGAAAAGTAATTCTTGATACTTGGGAGGATACTTGTAAATTTAGATAGTACTTATAAATTTGAGCTACAAAGACAAACCAATGTCATTCTtctactatttatttttatataaaaaaacaattttattactaataaatatcattaaattataaaaactcGTCTCTCAAATATCTTATGTAAATCAATAATTGTAACATTGGTGATATTTGTAAAGcatgattatttcattttctaaatttatctttatttcgaatattaatattccgAATATAATTGAATGCTTTGAAAGATgaaatttccttttaaattttaaatgtatcACTTACCATTATACGTTTAcaccacttcttcttcttcttcccaaTTTTTAGGTTAATACTTCGAATTTCGATATCTTTACAATTTTCCACCACCATTATGCCGAATAAGAGACGCTCGTGAAACGGGATAAGGCGTTTTTGAAGAATAAGCGTCTTTAACGAGTGAAATGTTGAAATTATGTTCGTCGTTGCTTCTTATCCCTTCGCTATGTATTTACAGAGTGACTTAAGACTGTTCATAACCTTCCGTACGAAGCGTGTGCGACGTTAGCGACACGTATGGACAAAATGCGAACTACAAacgatagatataaataaaatattactatcgCGTATCTCTCGCAGTATTCATGACAAAAGTATATagaatagtaaatataattgacaTATATAATAACTGATACATAAATATGCGACGAAAGAAACCAAATttcaaaagtaatatattatttttaaataatttattaatttaatatagaaatcTCATAAATAATTCACGAATATTCATAGTTATTATATTAGTTTAATATaagtgattatttttatatattgttttttttagttttttattctcctctaatttttattattttatttaatataaactaataataataataataataataataataataataataataataataataataatattagcgataatttataatataattccagaaatattagaaattattatgaattactttaatttaaaaattacactattataaattattttcattttaattgaattattgaaATGAATAGATTCAGTTCTATCACTTCAATTGTCTTTAACgcagaatataataattcgtcattttatattactattttatattattttaatatacgtaaggagatatgtaattatttattaaaataataataataataataataataataataataataataataatatatttaactaatatatacattatgtatattttatattatgacAGTAAAGACAATAATGgatcttgaaaa
The DNA window shown above is from Vespula pensylvanica isolate Volc-1 chromosome 18, ASM1446617v1, whole genome shotgun sequence and carries:
- the LOC122635555 gene encoding protein D2-like isoform X2; the protein is MAGELQKHGVVPDVIDKVPSAVLDVVYPNNLVVEIGKVLTPTQVKNQPTVKWTGDANTFYTLCMTDPDAPSRKDPKFREWHHWLVANIPGSDISKGETLSEYVGSGPPEGTGLHRYVFLLYKQPKKLTFDEKRLTNRSGDNRGKFSIKKFANKYNLGDPIAGNMYQAEFDDYVPILYKQLGG
- the LOC122635555 gene encoding protein D2-like isoform X1 encodes the protein MTLLFLNAISFVAKQPILTVGIRLLSSMAGELQKHGVVPDVIDKVPSAVLDVVYPNNLVVEIGKVLTPTQVKNQPTVKWTGDANTFYTLCMTDPDAPSRKDPKFREWHHWLVANIPGSDISKGETLSEYVGSGPPEGTGLHRYVFLLYKQPKKLTFDEKRLTNRSGDNRGKFSIKKFANKYNLGDPIAGNMYQAEFDDYVPILYKQLGG